In Aquimarina sp. TRL1, a single window of DNA contains:
- a CDS encoding single-stranded DNA-binding protein — protein sequence MSGTLNKVMLIGHTGDEVKMHYFEGGNCIGRFPLATNDSYVNKSTGERVVSTEWHNIVVRNKAAEICEKYLKKGDKIYIEGRLKTRKWQDEQGKDRYSTEIQCTDFTFLTPKNESGQPGGSMPGMQPQQPAATENPSTSSVENTNAEDDDLPF from the coding sequence ATGTCTGGAACATTGAATAAAGTAATGCTGATTGGGCATACAGGAGATGAGGTGAAGATGCATTATTTTGAAGGAGGTAATTGTATTGGACGCTTCCCGCTGGCTACAAATGACTCTTATGTGAATAAGAGTACAGGAGAACGAGTGGTTTCTACTGAATGGCATAATATTGTCGTGAGAAATAAAGCGGCAGAGATATGTGAAAAATACCTGAAGAAAGGGGATAAAATTTATATTGAAGGGCGACTCAAAACGAGGAAATGGCAAGATGAACAAGGAAAAGATCGGTATAGTACAGAAATACAATGTACTGATTTTACATTTTTAACGCCTAAAAACGAGAGTGGGCAACCAGGAGGATCAATGCCCGGGATGCAGCCTCAGCAACCTGCGGCAACAGAAAACCCCTCAACTTCTTCTGTAGAAAATACAAATGCGGAAGATGATGATTTGCCATTCTAA
- the gldE gene encoding gliding motility-associated protein GldE, which translates to MDPDPEPLFIQFLTIDIAQAIYIILLLALLICSALISGSEVALFSLTPADLREEEEISEKQKVISKLLSKPKKLLATILVANNFINIAIVLLLDALGKIYLQDMAIVWRGWLDLRFVIEVILATFLILLFGEILPKVYASRNRVQFSYLMAKPLQILDWCISPLSIPMQRVTIGIHNQIGKQKSNISVGQLSQALELTSDNDTTTEEKKILEGIVSFGNTDTKQVMRPRIDVFAINKTAPYETIIPEIIKNGYSRIPVYEDSIDKIIGILYVKDLLPYINDKKLDWNKLLRDPYFVPENKKLDDLLSDFKNKKNHLAIVVDEYGGTSGLISLEDIIEEIVGDISDEFDDEDLIYSKLDDRNFLFEGRTALKDFYKVLKLDGDISLFEENKGDAETIAGFLLEISGSFPAKGEILSMEHYDFTVESLDKKRIKRVKVTIHETKKDI; encoded by the coding sequence TTGGACCCTGACCCTGAACCCTTATTTATACAATTTCTTACGATAGATATTGCTCAGGCTATTTATATAATACTATTGCTAGCACTGCTCATTTGTTCTGCCTTGATTTCTGGTAGTGAGGTAGCCTTATTTTCATTAACACCTGCGGATCTTAGAGAGGAAGAAGAAATCTCTGAAAAACAAAAGGTAATTTCTAAGTTATTGAGTAAGCCTAAGAAGCTGTTAGCTACGATCTTGGTAGCAAATAATTTTATCAATATCGCAATTGTCTTACTTTTGGATGCGTTGGGGAAAATATATCTTCAGGATATGGCAATTGTCTGGAGAGGATGGCTGGACCTTCGCTTTGTGATAGAAGTAATCCTGGCTACATTTTTAATTCTCTTGTTTGGGGAGATTCTGCCCAAAGTGTACGCTAGTAGAAATAGAGTGCAATTTTCATATTTGATGGCTAAGCCGTTGCAGATTTTGGATTGGTGTATTTCTCCTTTGAGTATTCCTATGCAGCGAGTTACAATAGGAATTCACAATCAAATAGGAAAACAAAAATCTAATATTAGCGTAGGACAATTATCTCAGGCGTTAGAGTTGACGTCTGATAATGATACAACAACAGAGGAGAAAAAAATTCTGGAAGGAATTGTATCCTTTGGAAATACGGATACAAAACAAGTGATGCGACCCCGTATTGATGTGTTTGCTATCAATAAAACAGCTCCGTATGAAACCATCATTCCAGAAATTATAAAGAATGGATACTCGCGGATACCAGTATATGAAGATAGTATTGATAAGATTATTGGAATATTGTATGTAAAGGATCTGTTGCCGTATATCAATGATAAAAAGCTAGACTGGAATAAGCTGTTAAGAGATCCGTACTTTGTTCCTGAGAATAAAAAATTAGATGATTTGTTGAGTGATTTTAAAAATAAAAAAAATCACCTGGCAATTGTAGTGGATGAATATGGAGGAACTAGTGGTCTGATATCATTAGAAGATATTATAGAGGAAATCGTAGGAGATATTAGTGATGAATTTGATGATGAAGATCTGATTTATTCTAAATTGGATGATCGTAATTTTCTTTTTGAAGGTAGGACTGCTTTAAAAGATTTTTATAAGGTATTAAAACTGGACGGGGATATAAGCTTGTTTGAGGAGAATAAAGGAGATGCAGAAACGATTGCCGGTTTTTTATTAGAAATATCAGGAAGCTTTCCTGCTAAAGGAGAAATCTTATCAATGGAGCATTACGATTTTACAGTAGAATCTCTGGATAAAAAACGAATAAAAAGAGTAAAAGTAACCATACATGAAACAAAGAAGGATATATAG
- a CDS encoding DUF4199 domain-containing protein, which translates to MKKMAISIRYGILIALGLIIYFLTLSLFGVQTNPIYSLGNGIIVGFGLYQSMKVYKLYKGSSYDYQKGFMGGIFTGFNATLIFTVFFAVYVTNINDSFLPEMLSGWDTRYHIGVGTVVFVAAVMGFATTTVLTLSFMQLFKESWNIKHSIPSSSIKA; encoded by the coding sequence ATGAAAAAAATGGCGATTTCTATTAGATATGGAATTTTGATTGCTCTGGGGCTTATTATTTATTTTTTAACCTTGTCTTTATTTGGAGTTCAGACCAATCCAATATATAGTTTGGGAAATGGAATTATTGTAGGTTTCGGATTGTATCAGTCAATGAAAGTGTATAAGCTATATAAAGGAAGCTCTTATGATTATCAAAAAGGTTTCATGGGAGGGATTTTTACAGGATTTAACGCTACCTTGATATTTACGGTATTTTTTGCGGTATATGTAACTAATATTAATGATAGTTTTTTACCAGAAATGTTATCGGGTTGGGATACCAGATATCATATAGGTGTGGGGACCGTTGTTTTTGTAGCGGCTGTTATGGGCTTTGCAACTACCACAGTATTAACGCTGTCATTTATGCAGCTCTTTAAAGAAAGTTGGAATATAAAACACTCGATTCCATCTTCATCAATAAAAGCATAA
- the rplU gene encoding 50S ribosomal protein L21, whose translation MYAIVEIAGQQFKVVKDQKVFVHRLPGEEGDKVSFDKVLLTADGDAVSLGAPVIEGAQVGAKITRHLKGDKVIVFKKKRRKGYRVKNGHRQALTEIVIESIATSGAKKAAPKKAATPKKAAPKKAAKGDDLKKIEGIGPKIAELFNNAGIVTFADLAGTEVEKLKEILVAAGSRYASKVPDTWPKQAGLAAEGKWDELKELQDRLDGGIEK comes from the coding sequence ATGTACGCAATTGTAGAGATAGCAGGGCAACAATTTAAAGTTGTTAAAGACCAAAAAGTTTTTGTACATCGTTTACCAGGAGAAGAAGGAGATAAAGTATCTTTCGATAAAGTTCTTCTTACGGCTGATGGTGATGCAGTTTCTTTAGGCGCCCCGGTTATAGAAGGAGCTCAGGTAGGAGCAAAAATTACAAGACATCTTAAAGGTGATAAAGTAATTGTTTTCAAAAAGAAAAGACGTAAAGGTTACCGTGTGAAGAATGGTCACCGTCAGGCGCTTACAGAAATTGTGATTGAAAGTATTGCAACTTCAGGAGCTAAAAAAGCAGCGCCAAAGAAAGCAGCAACACCAAAAAAAGCGGCTCCTAAAAAAGCAGCAAAAGGTGATGATTTAAAGAAAATCGAAGGAATAGGTCCAAAGATTGCTGAATTATTTAATAATGCAGGAATTGTAACTTTTGCTGACCTAGCAGGAACAGAAGTAGAAAAACTAAAAGAAATTTTAGTAGCAGCGGGATCTCGTTATGCTTCTAAAGTACCTGACACTTGGCCAAAGCAAGCTGGATTAGCTGCTGAAGGAAAGTGGGATGAATTAAAAGAATTACAAGACAGATTAGACGGCGGGATAGAAAAGTAA
- the gldD gene encoding gliding motility lipoprotein GldD codes for MKQRRIYSIFIFAVILLLGACGKETLPKPKAMLKLSYPKPSYIDLLSYCGYSFEVNKQAIVKPMGKQGSCWYNIEYPTLKATMYISYFKVNNNLDSLLRDAQNLTQEHVVKADEILQEPYDDRKNKVYGMFYEVRGDAASQSQFYATDSVHHFISGSVYFKARPNYDSILPAANYMKGDMRKLVETIRWNE; via the coding sequence ATGAAACAAAGAAGGATATATAGCATTTTTATTTTTGCAGTTATATTGCTTTTGGGAGCGTGTGGGAAAGAAACGCTGCCTAAGCCCAAAGCAATGCTTAAACTATCTTATCCAAAGCCCTCTTATATTGACTTATTGTCTTATTGCGGATACTCTTTTGAGGTTAATAAACAGGCGATAGTAAAACCTATGGGGAAGCAAGGAAGTTGTTGGTATAATATAGAATACCCTACATTAAAGGCGACTATGTATATCTCGTATTTTAAAGTTAATAATAATCTGGATTCTTTGTTGAGAGATGCGCAAAACCTAACACAGGAGCATGTGGTAAAGGCAGACGAAATATTACAGGAGCCGTATGATGACAGAAAGAATAAGGTTTATGGGATGTTTTATGAGGTAAGAGGAGATGCGGCATCTCAATCTCAGTTTTATGCTACAGATAGTGTACATCATTTTATAAGCGGATCTGTTTATTTTAAAGCCAGACCTAATTACGATTCGATTTTGCCAGCAGCTAATTATATGAAAGGAGACATGAGAAAGCTGGTCGAAACCATACGCTGGAATGAATAA
- the ahcY gene encoding adenosylhomocysteinase has product MSTKITPYVPYKVKDISLAAWGRKEIELAEAEMPGLMSLREEYKDTKPLEGARIAGCLHMTIQTAVLIETLVALGADVTWSSCNIFSTQDHAAAAIAEAGIPVYAWKGMNEEEFDWCIEQTLFFGEKREPLNMILDDGGDLTNMVLDKYPELVDAIKGLSEETTTGVHRLYERMKNGTLPMPAINVNDSVTKSKFDNKYGCRESAVDAIRRATDTMLAGKRVVVCGYGDVGKGTAASFRGAGSIVTVTEIDPICALQAAMDGFEVKKLETIIGNADVVITTTGNKDIVQGHHFKALKDKAIVCNIGHFDNEIDMAWLNDNYGNTKDEIKPQVDKYTIDGKDIIILAEGRLVNLGCATGHPSFVMSNSFTNQTLAQIELWNNSDKYKNEVYMLPKHLDEKVAKLHLARLGAELETLRPEQAEYIGVTVEGPFKPEYYRY; this is encoded by the coding sequence ATGAGTACAAAAATAACACCTTATGTACCTTACAAAGTAAAAGACATTTCTCTTGCTGCATGGGGAAGAAAAGAAATAGAGTTAGCGGAAGCTGAAATGCCTGGTTTAATGTCCCTTAGAGAAGAGTATAAGGACACCAAGCCATTAGAGGGTGCGAGAATAGCAGGATGTCTTCATATGACCATCCAAACAGCTGTTCTTATTGAAACTCTTGTAGCTTTGGGAGCAGATGTTACCTGGAGTTCATGTAACATTTTTTCTACTCAGGATCATGCAGCAGCTGCAATTGCTGAAGCAGGAATCCCTGTTTATGCTTGGAAAGGAATGAATGAAGAAGAATTTGACTGGTGTATTGAACAAACACTTTTCTTCGGAGAAAAAAGAGAACCGCTTAACATGATTCTTGATGACGGAGGAGACCTTACCAACATGGTTTTAGACAAATACCCTGAATTAGTTGATGCTATTAAAGGGCTTTCTGAAGAGACGACTACCGGAGTTCATCGCTTATATGAAAGAATGAAAAACGGAACATTACCTATGCCTGCCATAAACGTTAATGATTCTGTGACCAAATCTAAATTCGATAACAAATACGGATGTAGAGAAAGCGCAGTTGACGCGATCAGAAGAGCAACTGACACCATGCTTGCAGGAAAACGAGTAGTAGTTTGCGGATATGGAGATGTAGGAAAGGGAACTGCTGCTTCTTTCAGAGGTGCAGGGTCTATTGTAACTGTAACAGAAATTGATCCTATCTGTGCACTACAGGCAGCCATGGATGGGTTCGAAGTAAAAAAATTAGAAACCATCATAGGCAATGCAGACGTAGTTATTACAACTACAGGAAATAAAGATATTGTCCAGGGGCATCACTTCAAAGCTTTAAAAGACAAAGCGATTGTTTGTAATATTGGGCATTTTGATAACGAAATTGACATGGCTTGGTTAAATGACAATTACGGAAACACCAAGGATGAGATCAAACCACAAGTAGATAAGTATACCATAGACGGTAAAGACATTATCATTCTTGCAGAAGGACGCCTTGTTAACCTAGGGTGTGCAACCGGGCATCCAAGCTTCGTAATGAGTAATTCATTTACCAACCAAACATTAGCTCAGATAGAGCTATGGAACAATTCTGATAAATACAAAAACGAAGTATATATGCTTCCTAAGCATCTTGACGAGAAAGTAGCTAAACTGCACCTAGCACGTCTTGGAGCTGAATTGGAGACACTTCGTCCAGAACAAGCTGAATACATAGGAGTAACTGTAGAAGGTCCTTTTAAACCTGAATACTACAGATACTAA
- a CDS encoding DUF3332 domain-containing protein, producing MRKLTVCTLLSASILFSSCLGSFSAFNQLRDWNDGLTDNKFMDNLIFWALNIVPVYGLFFIGDVIIFNVVEFWSGSNPIAMNEGETEVQYVEKDGNKFKMVATKNRLQVEVVEGKRKGDKLDMVYSPSKKSWSAIKPNGEVIKLSSFEEGFYVVHLPNGEKVKIDPMASKNEGLALLDGKIASYENCLLAEAN from the coding sequence ATGCGAAAATTAACAGTATGCACATTGCTATCAGCTTCAATCTTGTTTTCTAGTTGTTTAGGATCCTTTAGTGCTTTTAATCAATTGAGAGATTGGAATGACGGTCTTACGGATAATAAGTTTATGGATAACTTAATATTTTGGGCGTTGAACATCGTTCCTGTGTATGGGCTCTTTTTTATTGGAGATGTGATTATTTTTAATGTTGTCGAGTTTTGGAGTGGATCCAATCCGATTGCAATGAATGAAGGAGAAACAGAAGTGCAGTATGTAGAAAAAGATGGGAATAAGTTTAAGATGGTTGCTACGAAAAACAGATTACAGGTAGAAGTGGTAGAAGGAAAACGAAAAGGAGATAAGTTGGATATGGTGTATAGTCCTTCAAAGAAGTCCTGGAGTGCTATAAAACCTAATGGAGAAGTAATTAAATTATCTTCTTTTGAAGAAGGGTTCTATGTAGTACATTTGCCTAATGGAGAAAAAGTTAAGATAGATCCAATGGCTTCTAAAAATGAAGGATTGGCATTGTTAGACGGAAAGATTGCTTCGTATGAAAACTGCCTGCTGGCAGAAGCAAATTAA
- a CDS encoding pitrilysin family protein, with protein sequence MKKNIIFILACLLIAINSNAQVDRSKIPASGPTPVINLGKPHSFILSNGMTVLVVENKKLPKISISLSIDTPPHVEGDKTGISSLTSSLMGKGTQNMDKNTFNEEVDFLGATVNVGTYGGYAQCLSKYTDKVFSLFADAALHPKFTEEELSTEKKRTLENIKAGENSAVEVMNRVRNALVYGKKHPAGEFITKETINNISLQDINKYYRDYFVPTNAYMVISGDISADQAEKLTEKYFGPWKSAKAPSFGISDISDPIYRQINFVDMPNAVQAEIAVVNSATIKMSDTDHHAALVTNYILGGSFSGYLNLNLREKNGYTYGSYSSLPRNKNYKSVFRAFAKVRNNVADSAVVEILNEIKRIRTEDVSDEVLKNAKASFLGKFILSSEDEKTIANRSVQIKTEKLPTDFYETFINKINAVTKEDVKRIANTYFNLDKARILIVGKGSEIVPALEKTTFEGKKIPIHFFDKYATRVEKPDYNSEVPKGVTAQSILDNYFKAIGGKEKLASVKSTFITATADFNGAVLGLSAKSTSKNQSLIAVSFNDQIAQKIVFDGEKGYTMAQGQKIVFDDNQTAQAKKDSYPFPELHQTEVSLLKQEPYANGKAYAVKISDKKTAYFDTVSGLKVKEVTVQEQAGQKMSVTIEYGDYKDVNGIKFPFTISQSLGPQKMDFIVKEVKVNEGVSPEDFK encoded by the coding sequence ATGAAAAAAAATATAATCTTTATACTTGCTTGTCTGCTGATCGCTATCAATTCAAATGCTCAGGTAGACCGATCAAAAATACCCGCATCAGGTCCCACCCCTGTTATTAATCTTGGGAAACCACATTCTTTCATCCTTAGTAACGGTATGACGGTATTAGTGGTTGAAAATAAAAAACTTCCCAAAATAAGTATCAGCTTATCCATAGACACCCCTCCTCATGTAGAAGGGGACAAAACAGGAATCAGTTCCTTAACCTCTTCCTTAATGGGGAAAGGAACCCAAAATATGGACAAAAACACTTTTAACGAAGAAGTTGATTTCTTAGGAGCAACTGTCAATGTTGGAACCTATGGAGGGTATGCTCAATGCCTTTCTAAATACACTGACAAAGTGTTTTCTTTATTTGCAGATGCTGCTCTTCATCCAAAATTTACAGAAGAAGAATTATCCACAGAAAAGAAACGAACACTGGAAAATATAAAAGCCGGAGAAAACAGTGCTGTCGAAGTGATGAACAGAGTACGGAACGCTCTTGTTTACGGAAAAAAACACCCGGCAGGAGAGTTTATCACCAAAGAAACCATAAACAACATCAGTTTACAAGACATAAACAAATACTACCGGGATTATTTTGTACCAACAAATGCTTATATGGTTATTAGTGGAGACATCTCTGCAGACCAAGCAGAGAAATTAACCGAAAAATATTTTGGCCCGTGGAAATCTGCAAAAGCACCTTCTTTTGGAATATCTGACATCTCAGACCCCATATACAGGCAAATCAATTTTGTAGACATGCCTAATGCTGTACAAGCTGAAATTGCGGTAGTAAATTCTGCTACGATAAAAATGTCTGACACTGATCATCATGCCGCTCTGGTTACTAATTATATCCTTGGAGGTTCTTTTAGCGGATACTTAAATTTAAATTTAAGAGAGAAAAACGGATACACCTATGGCTCTTATTCTTCCCTTCCAAGAAATAAAAATTACAAAAGTGTCTTTCGCGCTTTTGCCAAAGTACGAAATAATGTCGCTGATAGTGCCGTGGTAGAAATCCTCAACGAAATAAAAAGAATCCGAACAGAAGACGTTAGTGATGAAGTCTTAAAAAATGCAAAGGCTAGCTTTCTTGGAAAATTTATTTTATCATCAGAAGACGAAAAAACTATCGCCAATAGAAGCGTACAAATAAAAACAGAAAAACTCCCTACCGATTTTTACGAAACCTTTATAAATAAAATAAATGCCGTAACGAAGGAGGATGTAAAAAGAATTGCCAACACCTATTTCAACTTAGACAAAGCTCGAATTCTAATTGTAGGGAAAGGAAGTGAAATTGTGCCTGCTTTAGAAAAAACAACTTTTGAAGGAAAGAAAATACCGATACATTTTTTTGACAAATACGCTACTCGAGTAGAAAAACCTGATTACAACAGTGAAGTTCCAAAAGGAGTCACTGCCCAGTCAATCCTGGATAATTATTTTAAAGCAATTGGAGGAAAAGAAAAATTAGCCTCTGTAAAATCCACATTTATTACTGCTACTGCAGATTTCAATGGTGCTGTTCTAGGACTATCAGCCAAATCTACCTCGAAAAACCAATCGTTAATAGCCGTAAGTTTTAATGACCAGATTGCTCAAAAAATAGTTTTTGACGGAGAAAAGGGATACACCATGGCGCAAGGGCAAAAAATAGTTTTTGATGATAATCAGACTGCTCAAGCTAAAAAAGATTCTTACCCTTTTCCAGAACTACACCAAACAGAAGTTTCTTTACTAAAACAAGAACCTTACGCAAACGGAAAAGCATACGCAGTAAAAATAAGTGATAAAAAAACTGCTTATTTTGATACTGTATCCGGCTTAAAAGTCAAAGAAGTAACAGTACAAGAACAAGCAGGACAAAAAATGAGTGTCACTATAGAGTATGGCGACTACAAAGATGTTAATGGCATTAAGTTTCCTTTCACAATATCACAATCTTTAGGTCCTCAAAAAATGGATTTTATCGTCAAAGAAGTTAAAGTCAATGAAGGTGTAAGTCCAGAAGATTTTAAATAA
- a CDS encoding pitrilysin family protein encodes MKNKFRAIACGLMIFSSISAQEVTYTEYNLKNGLHVILHQENKAPVVTVGVMYHVGAKDEDPKRTGFAHFFEHLLFEGTKNIERGKWFDIVAANGGRNNANTTQDRTYYYETFPSNKLELALWMESERMLHPVINQIGVDTQNEVVKEEKRQRIDNSPYGKIIYRTGINKHLFKKHPYGQSVIGSMEHLDAATLDEFIAFNKKYYNPNNATLVIAGDIKIEETMNFVSDYFAPIKNISEKPVKPNILEDPITTEINAKEYDANIRIPAKVLVYRTPKQVERDAYVFDYISTVLSGGKSSRLYKKMVTDKKMALEVFAFSDAQEDYGTYIMAALPLGDVGLEKLQTEMDNAINKLQNELISEREFQKLQNKFENKFVNANSSIEGIANSLARYHILYKDTDLINKEIEIYRSITREDIQRVAKQYLNKNQRLNLDYLPGTGK; translated from the coding sequence ATGAAAAACAAATTTCGCGCAATTGCTTGTGGGCTTATGATCTTTTCATCGATTAGTGCGCAGGAAGTAACGTACACTGAGTACAATCTAAAAAATGGACTTCATGTAATCTTACACCAGGAAAACAAAGCTCCTGTAGTCACAGTTGGAGTTATGTATCATGTAGGAGCAAAAGATGAAGATCCGAAGCGAACAGGTTTCGCCCATTTTTTCGAACACTTATTATTTGAAGGAACCAAAAATATAGAACGCGGAAAATGGTTTGACATTGTCGCTGCCAATGGAGGAAGAAACAATGCCAACACTACTCAAGACAGAACTTATTATTATGAAACCTTTCCTTCTAATAAACTAGAACTCGCTCTTTGGATGGAATCAGAACGCATGCTCCACCCTGTTATAAATCAAATCGGAGTCGACACTCAAAATGAGGTTGTCAAAGAAGAAAAAAGACAACGTATCGACAATTCTCCCTATGGAAAAATTATATACAGAACGGGGATAAATAAACACTTGTTCAAAAAACACCCATATGGTCAATCCGTTATCGGAAGTATGGAACACTTAGACGCAGCCACCTTAGATGAGTTTATTGCCTTTAATAAAAAATACTACAACCCTAATAACGCTACTCTAGTAATCGCAGGAGACATCAAAATAGAAGAAACTATGAATTTTGTTTCTGACTACTTTGCTCCCATCAAGAATATCTCAGAAAAACCAGTAAAACCTAACATACTGGAGGATCCTATCACTACTGAAATTAACGCTAAAGAATACGATGCCAATATCCGAATTCCAGCAAAAGTTTTGGTATACAGAACTCCTAAACAAGTAGAAAGGGATGCATATGTATTCGATTATATCTCTACAGTCCTAAGTGGAGGAAAAAGCTCCAGGTTGTACAAAAAGATGGTTACGGATAAAAAAATGGCTCTAGAAGTATTCGCTTTTTCGGATGCACAGGAAGATTATGGAACCTACATCATGGCAGCATTACCTCTAGGAGATGTTGGTCTAGAAAAACTCCAGACAGAAATGGATAATGCTATCAATAAATTACAAAATGAATTAATCTCTGAAAGAGAATTTCAAAAGCTTCAAAACAAGTTTGAAAATAAATTTGTCAATGCTAATTCCAGCATCGAAGGGATCGCAAACTCCCTTGCCAGATACCATATATTATACAAAGACACCGACCTGATTAATAAAGAAATTGAAATTTACAGATCCATTACCCGAGAAGACATACAGCGAGTAGCGAAACAATATCTAAATAAAAATCAGCGACTCAATCTGGATTACCTTCCTGGAACTGGAAAATAA
- a CDS encoding DMT family transporter yields MEYSKKKWLYLIVLSIVWGSSFILIKKALIGLSPFQLGALRTLFAAFFLLLIGFRTIKTIRRELWKWVFLSALLGTFIPAFLFAFAETEIDSAIASVLNSTTPLLTLLLGILVFSFRFHSNQVIGVFVGLLGSMMLIWEGAAVNPHQNYWYAGLVLIASCCYAINVNIIKKHLSQISPLAIASGSFVLLIIPSCLVLLFSDFFTVSVIEDTRVYTSIGYLLVLSVVGTGVAKVLFNKLVQISSPVFASSVTYMIPVVASIWGIADGESFTSLQVMAAGIIILGVYLANRKRI; encoded by the coding sequence ATGGAATACTCCAAAAAAAAATGGCTATATCTCATTGTTTTATCAATAGTCTGGGGAAGCTCATTTATATTGATAAAAAAGGCATTGATTGGCTTGAGTCCTTTTCAACTGGGGGCTCTTAGGACATTGTTTGCTGCATTTTTTTTACTGCTAATAGGATTTAGAACGATAAAAACAATTCGTAGAGAATTATGGAAGTGGGTGTTTTTATCAGCTTTGCTAGGAACATTTATTCCTGCTTTTCTTTTTGCTTTTGCTGAAACGGAAATTGATAGTGCAATTGCTTCCGTTTTGAACTCAACTACTCCATTGTTGACATTGTTGCTTGGAATTTTGGTTTTTTCTTTTCGGTTTCATAGTAATCAGGTAATAGGGGTGTTTGTTGGTTTATTAGGGAGTATGATGCTTATTTGGGAAGGGGCAGCTGTCAATCCTCATCAAAACTATTGGTATGCGGGATTGGTATTGATTGCTTCTTGTTGTTATGCTATCAATGTTAATATCATAAAGAAACATCTAAGCCAGATTTCTCCTTTAGCTATTGCGAGTGGAAGTTTTGTTCTGTTGATTATTCCATCCTGTTTAGTATTGCTCTTTTCTGACTTTTTTACTGTTTCTGTTATTGAAGATACCAGAGTGTATACCAGTATAGGGTACCTTTTGGTGCTTTCGGTAGTAGGGACGGGAGTAGCTAAGGTCTTGTTTAATAAATTGGTACAGATAAGTAGTCCTGTTTTTGCTTCTTCGGTGACCTATATGATTCCTGTAGTAGCATCTATATGGGGGATAGCTGATGGAGAGTCTTTTACTTCTTTGCAGGTAATGGCAGCTGGAATTATAATTCTGGGCGTGTACTTGGCGAATAGGAAAAGAATATAA
- the rpmA gene encoding 50S ribosomal protein L27: MAHKKGVGSSKNGRESESKRLGVKIFGGQAAVAGNIIVRQRGTAHKPGENVYAGKDHTLHAKVDGVVKFTKKRDNKSYVSIVPFEA; the protein is encoded by the coding sequence ATGGCTCATAAAAAAGGAGTTGGTAGTTCGAAGAACGGTAGAGAATCAGAATCGAAACGCTTGGGTGTAAAGATATTCGGAGGTCAAGCTGCCGTAGCTGGTAACATCATTGTAAGACAAAGAGGTACAGCGCACAAACCAGGAGAAAATGTATACGCTGGTAAAGATCATACCTTACACGCTAAAGTTGATGGTGTTGTAAAGTTTACAAAAAAGAGAGATAATAAGTCATATGTTTCTATAGTGCCTTTTGAGGCATAA